In the genome of Schistocerca piceifrons isolate TAMUIC-IGC-003096 chromosome X, iqSchPice1.1, whole genome shotgun sequence, one region contains:
- the LOC124722661 gene encoding uncharacterized protein LOC124722661, whose protein sequence is MNGKCPAEMKVTVHEGGTYKVHFVSTHIGHKQDLTHLPLSQKDRETIATDIAMGLPYDKVLDNVRTSLQDSDLQRIHLTTKQDLYNIAASYNLSSKSVRHKNDAISVEAWVKEMNESENPSVLFYKPQDSTSEHQELRSEDFVLVIMNRAQREMLSKYGEDCICIDGTHGLNGYDFEVTTLLVLDDLRQGFPCAFLISNRKDADVLSIFLQYIKSQVGPISPNVFMSDLAESYSIAWNRTMCAPKMRLYCTWHADRAWKTNIKRKISDLDKRNEVYRLIKSVSMLRNVSMFQESLQKALQKLSSDPDTSEFASYFKTHYEGNVECWAYCHRMYAGLNTNMHVESMHRTLKEIHGNARQIKRLDKGISTLMSLVTAKMFDWLIANVKGKVTSKVQDIRNKHKTSLLMDKDLITEVDGGWEVPSTSSSEVYIVKDNRVNFECKLKCSDCNVCIHRYYCTCMDYSIRFNMCKHIHTVCRDDSVGENPLQSPEVLGTDVDATSERAAILAEVSTKYVSETPKSLLEGRQKLISEFSNIVSGMTETELQLAKKTVLSLKANVGAVRARNSNFKQTDKGHKRKLIPQRRLFSTKKKTARNISLAVPNAEERCEVVNSLLNEEFDMNHDVPAEHSRAVPDVQHSKTGLDTKNHLHVVEQPHSMLWQSGIHHGASGLDMNQFVAVQHGYAVPIVQHSTTGLDTHNQVHVEQPHAMPWQPGVHHGASGLDMNQFVAVQHGYAIPNVQHSTTGLDTHNLVHVVQQPHTM, encoded by the exons atgaatggaaagtgcCCTGCAGAGATGAAAGTAACTGTACACGAAGGTGGAACATACAAAGTACATTTTGTGTCGACCCACATTGGTCACAAACAAGATTTAACGCACCTGCCCCTGAGTCAAAAAGACCGGGAAACCATAGCAACAGATATTGCAATGGGACTTCCGTATGACAAAGTTCTAGATAACGTACGGACAAGTTTGCAGGATTCGGACTTGCAGAGAATCCATTTGACTACCAAGCAAGACTTATATAACATTGCAGCAAGCTATAACCTCTCCTCCAAGTCGGTCAGACATAAAAATGATGCAATCAGTGTCGAAGCTTGggtaaaagaaatgaacgaaagtgaGAATCCGTCTGTGTTATTCTATAAACCACAAGACTCGACTAGTGAACATCAAGAACTGAGGAGTGAGGATTTTGTATTAGTGATAATGAACAGAGCACAACGCGAAATGTTATCAAAATATGGAGAAGACTGTATCTGTATTGATGGAACCCATGGGCTTAACGGGTATGATTTCGAAGTGACCACTCTCTTAGTACTGGATGATCTCAGGCAAGGATTCCCATGTGCATTTCTAATTTCGAACAGGAAGGACGCCGATGTTTTAAGTATATTTTTGCAGTACATAAAATCACAGGTTGGGCCAATTTCCCCAAATGTATTCATGTCTGATTTGGCAGAGTCATACAGTATTGCATGGAACAGGACAATGTGTGCTCCTAAGATGAGACTCTATTGTACCTGGCATGCGGACAGAGCATGGAAAACTAATATCAAGCGGAAAATTTCAGATCTGGATAAAAGAAATGAGGTGTATCGGCTCATTAAATCAGTGTCAATGCTGAGAAATGTAAGTATGTTTCAGGAATCACTGCAAAAAGCACTGCAGAAGCTCAGTAGTGACCCTGACACATCAGAATTTGCTTCATACTTCAAGACACACTATGAGGGAAATGTGGAGTGTTGGGCCTACTGTCACAGAATGTATGCTGGGCTCAATACCAACATGCATGTGGAGAGTATGCATAGGACGTTAAAGGAAATACATGGTAATGCAAGACAGATAAAACGACTGGACAAAGGCATATCTACACTAATGTCCCTAGTTACAGCCAAGATGTTTGACTGGCTTATAGCaaatgtaaaagggaaggttacaaGCAAAGTTCAAGACATTCGTAATAAACACAAAACTAGTTTGTTAATGGACAAGGACCTCATCACTGAGGTAGATGGTGGTTGGGAAGTGCCATCCACATCATCTTCAGAGGTCTACATTGTTAAAGATAACAGAGTCAACtttgagtgcaaattaaaatgtagtgaTTGCAATGTGTGCATACATAGGTATTACTGTACATGTATGGATTACAGTATTAGATTCAATATGTGTAAGCACATTCACACTGTTTGCCGAGATGACAGTGTCGGTGAAAATCCCCTGCAAAGTCCAGAGGTGCTGGGTACTGATGTTGATGCCACCAGTGAGAGAGCAGCAATATTAGCTGAAGTAAGCACAAAATATGTTTCAGAAACACCAAAAtctttgttagaagggagacagaagCTTATTTCAGAGTTTTCCAATATTGTCAGTGGAATGACTGAGACTGAACTTCAGTTGGCCAAAAAAACTGTGCTATCCTTAAAGGCAAATGTAGGAGCTGTTCGAGCCCGAAACAGTAATTTCAAACAAACAGATAAGGGCCATAAAAGAAAGCTAATACCACAGAGGAGGCTGTTTTCTACCAAGAAGAAAACAGCACGTAATATTTCTCTGGCTGTTCCAAATGCTGAAGAAAGATGTGAAGTAGTAAATTCACTTCTGAATGAGG AGTTCGACATGAATCATGATGTTCCTGCGGAGCATAGTCGTGCCGTGCCAGATGTACAGCACAGCAAAACAG ggcTTGACACCAAAAATCACTTGCATGTTGTAGAACAACCACACAGTATGTTATGGCAGTCAGGTATTCATCATGGTGCATCAG gGCTGGACATGAACCAGTTTGTTGCTGTGCAGCATGGTTATGCCGTACCAATTGTGCAGCACAGCACAACAG GGCTTGACACCCACAATCAGGTCCATGTTGAACAACCACACGCTATGCCATGGCAGCCTGGTGTACATCATGGTGCATCAG gGCTGGACATGAACCAGTTTGTTGCTGTGCAGCACGGTTATGCCATACCAAATGTGCAACACAGCACAACAG GGCTTGATACCCACAATCTGGTCCATGTTGTGCAACAACCACACACTATGTAA